Part of the Mya arenaria isolate MELC-2E11 chromosome 8, ASM2691426v1 genome, ACCAATTTCAAGTCGGTTTCTGCAGATGAACGCTGTGGCATCAAGGCTAATGGAATGCGTTGATTCGCTGACTGTCTACTATTATGGCTTCCTGTCAGAAGAAGAAAAGGAGGGATACAGGTGATTGTTTAACATAAATTTGTccttaaatataagttaataacATAAGTGGTTAAAAGCTAATACATCCTTAAGTTTTTAGTGAATTCCATTGATCTGGATACAATCATCCATGGCATATGTAAACTTTTcacttgtttattgtttgtttttgtttacatgaaGCTGTCAGACTTAGTTGTCATGCTTTGATAGTAACTAAATAGATGAttgaatattttacatgtatacagttCGCCAATTGTAAAGGTGAGATTATCTACTGTAACTTGTGGCTTTTGAATACTGtttgaattaaaagaaaacatatttgtgtgaaaatTTGTACAGTTACGCAAAAATGATGATCATttataatgaattattaaaatggtgttttaatacTAAGAATAGTTTTGAAAAGCTACAAGTTGTATGTTGTATCCTTAACATATATgtgcatattatatatatatatagtactAGACtccttaaatatatttgtggTTGCTGCTTTTATAGTCTTCTTCTTCATTTATAGTCTGCCTTTTAGTTCAAATTGACATACGCTTTTATAGTTTGTAATTACTAACCTCTCTATATGTAGTTAGCTTattgtaaaattttatacaGAGTTAAGAAATGCTTAATAAGAATACAAAAAAAGATAACAGAAAAggcttatttatttaataaattcccttaaatatttaaaaggataaaaatatattattgctgaatgtatgtatatattgattaaaataacacATGTCTGATATGTCACATGATCAAGCAACATTTAAacttaatgatgttttaaagcGATTTTTATCTAGTATATACTTAAAAGATGGTTACATGGTCTggttataaatattattgatcTATAATTTCTTTAATGACTTTATGTACGTTTTTAGGCAGCTGATAAGCCAGATCTTTCAAGATCACAATGTCTCAGACCAAGCACAGGCAGCCATCATCCTTCTTCAGCTGTCACAGGAGAGGCAGCACAAGTCAGTCACGAGCAATGAGCGCAAGGAGGGGATCCTAGACAGTCTTTTCCATAATAGGAGGGAAACACTGGTTAAGATCAATCTGTTTAGGGGTCTACTGGATGTGTTTCAAGGGTTTGTGAAACAGTTCCAGAGTGAAAAACCCTTGATTCACACTCTTCACACTAGAATGACAGAGGTAGCCACAGAACTGTTGGGAATGTTTATGAAACCTGAGAAAATTCCAGACAGTATCACTAAGTTGATGAAATTAGATGTCACTGACAGAACTCTCCAGAAACCGGACAGAGGTATTGGTGTAGGGAAATATGCATATACTGAACTCAACAAAGCAAGAATAGACAAATCATGCAGGCACTGGGTTCAAAATCTGTATGCTAACCTCCGACATGGGTATGTCATGGCTGccaaaaaaatgctaaaaatgcCAATTGACAACAAAACACTGCGTTGGATGACTGCCTTGGACCCAGACTTAGGTAACCACAGTCAAACCTCTAGTGCCTTAAAGCGATTAGCTAGTTGCTTGCCAAATGTGTTTTCTGACGAACAGAATGGGCATCTAGCTGAAGAGATTGACAAGTACTGTGTTGATCCACAAGTGAAGGATGTG contains:
- the LOC128243033 gene encoding uncharacterized protein LOC128243033 isoform X1; amino-acid sequence: MYVFRQLISQIFQDHNVSDQAQAAIILLQLSQERQHKSVTSNERKEGILDSLFHNRRETLVKINLFRGLLDVFQGFVKQFQSEKPLIHTLHTRMTEVATELLGMFMKPEKIPDSITKLMKLDVTDRTLQKPDRGIGVGKYAYTELNKARIDKSCRHWVQNLYANLRHGYVMAAKKMLKMPIDNKTLRWMTALDPDLGNHSQTSSALKRLASCLPNVFSDEQNGHLAEEIDKYCVDPQVKDVRSEFNEEDRIDTGFWTKVFKIKTFTEVRYPMLKKLVMALLTIFSGPLIESTFNIMDDIIEKDRTQLTVVNYEAVAIVKTSLKRRAEKSTKMRVSRSMIKACINAYASYQDYLKRKREEVEKKRTEKLNSSIQMLKLEKASRIAKLVRLKNRIVNRKRKATSGSSCGHQWKRIKSI